A single genomic interval of Cupriavidus sp. MP-37 harbors:
- a CDS encoding neutral zinc metallopeptidase — MRLDDEAESQHVEDRRGGFGGLGGKSIGIGTVIIALAASYFFGIDPMLIMQGASVLQGSGPQQQQQQVNRPPATDQMTVFTRKVLGNTERTWQHIFETQLNRRYAPPTLVLFSGATPTACGTGQSAMGPFYCPGDQKVYIDLAFYDELRQRFGAGGDFAQAYVIAHEIGHHVQNLLGVSDKVDSARRRMGEAQANQLSVRMELQADCLAGVWAATAQRANQQLLEPGDIEEGLKAAAAIGDDRLQRQSQGYVVPEAFTHGSSEQRVRWLRRGIESGDIRKCDAFAARDL, encoded by the coding sequence ATGCGCCTAGATGACGAAGCCGAAAGCCAGCACGTTGAAGACCGTCGCGGCGGATTCGGCGGTCTTGGCGGCAAGTCGATCGGCATCGGCACGGTGATCATCGCGCTGGCGGCGTCGTACTTCTTCGGCATCGATCCGATGCTGATCATGCAGGGCGCGTCGGTGCTGCAGGGATCCGGCCCGCAGCAGCAACAGCAGCAGGTCAACCGGCCGCCGGCGACGGACCAGATGACCGTGTTCACGCGCAAGGTGCTGGGCAATACCGAGCGCACCTGGCAACACATCTTCGAAACCCAGCTCAACCGCCGCTATGCGCCACCGACGCTGGTGCTGTTCTCCGGCGCCACGCCGACGGCATGCGGCACCGGCCAGTCGGCGATGGGCCCGTTCTACTGCCCCGGCGACCAGAAGGTCTATATCGACCTGGCCTTCTATGACGAATTGCGCCAGCGCTTCGGCGCCGGCGGTGACTTCGCCCAGGCCTATGTGATCGCGCACGAGATCGGCCACCATGTGCAGAACCTGCTCGGCGTCTCGGACAAGGTCGACAGCGCGCGCCGGCGCATGGGGGAGGCCCAGGCCAACCAGTTGTCGGTGCGCATGGAGTTGCAGGCCGACTGCCTCGCCGGGGTCTGGGCCGCCACCGCGCAGCGCGCCAACCAGCAATTGCTGGAGCCTGGCGATATCGAGGAAGGCCTGAAGGCCGCCGCGGCGATCGGCGACGACCGGCTGCAGCGTCAGTCGCAAGGCTATGTCGTCCCGGAAGCCTTTACCCACGGCTCCAGCGAGCAGCGCGTGCGCTGGCTGCGCCGCGGCATCGAGTCCGGCGACATCCGCAAGTGCGACGCCTTCGCCGCGCGCGACCTGTAG
- the rnk gene encoding nucleoside diphosphate kinase regulator yields the protein MTATKTQTATLYLTELDVTRLERIASRAGSAQLEDMLDSLLARATIVAPEEIPTDVVTMNTRVVCTLPGEQAPRNWTLVYPDAADFDAGRLSVLSPVGQALLGARAGQTVSYRLPDGREQQVTVAEIAFQPEASGQYTL from the coding sequence ATGACGGCCACCAAGACCCAGACCGCCACCCTGTACCTGACCGAACTCGACGTGACCCGCCTGGAGCGCATCGCCAGCCGCGCCGGCTCCGCGCAGCTCGAGGACATGCTCGACAGCCTGCTGGCGCGCGCCACCATCGTCGCGCCCGAAGAGATCCCGACCGACGTGGTGACCATGAACACCCGCGTGGTGTGCACGCTGCCGGGCGAGCAGGCGCCGCGCAACTGGACCCTGGTGTATCCCGACGCCGCCGACTTCGACGCGGGCCGGCTCTCGGTGCTGTCGCCGGTGGGCCAGGCGCTGCTGGGCGCGCGCGCCGGCCAGACCGTCAGCTACCGCCTGCCCGATGGCCGCGAACAGCAAGTGACGGTCGCCGAGATCGCATTCCAGCCCGAAGCCAGCGGCCAGTACACCCTTTGA
- a CDS encoding multidrug efflux RND transporter permease subunit, translated as MASFFLKRPAFAWVLAILTVVAGLLALNRIPIAQYPAVAPPTVIIYADYPGASARTVEDRVTAVLEQQMHGIPGLLYLDSSSEGGTATVTLGFRQGTDPQLAQVNVRNRVAQAEPLLPEAVRRGGVYVDQASSSAFMYVSLVSDSGQLDETALGDFAAGSVLPLLRRLPGIGKAEPYGAEYALRIWFDPDKLHAFNLTTAEVEAAIRARNGNVTPGQLGGAPAVPGQPFQAIVRPPAPMSDAQAFGRIVVRAATDGSAVLLRDVARVELAASDYRYGSTLNTRNAASIGLKLADGANVLQTSRTVRAALDAASQGFPGDVRYEISYDGATFVQASISRVVLTLVEATVLVFLILYLFLGNLRATLIPCIVVPVSLLGTVACLYALGLSLNVITLFGVVLAIGILVDDAIVVVENVERIMRTDGVGAMQAAARSMREVSGALVAVTLVLCAVFVPMAFFGSAVGVIYRHFAVTLAVSIAFSLFFALTLAPAMCASLLRHSAAPARGPLAWFDARFAAFTGRYAGWVQALQRRRLRWLAVYLALTLACGYALWKMPSGFLPEEDTGEIVVDVELPAGSTQADTRRLVAGLEQWMRDQHYPVRSSFAVLGWSSGGSGEQRASLFIGLSDWKARGREHTAQAVLERLSAGLESWPGRGAAQLFAYNSSALPELGSIGGLDMRLVARQPVGREALFAARDKLIERARQDPVLGEVRATTGQPVPALDLKIDYRKAEAFGVDAEAVHHTLSATLGSRYIDEVAREGRVRRVILQADAPFRMQPDQLARVHVRNAQGAMVSLAAFASLEWGQGEVTLERFDGFSSVRINAEVAPGYTTGAAMTRLTELVRGLGPEFDVRWTGRAYEQQQTGTQAPWLFALSLLFIFLCLVALYESWTLPLAVIAIVPTGLMGAAAAIWLRGMPNDVYFKVGVVVIMGLAAKNAILIVEYAEQLRRGAAGAMDAVEAATRAARQRLRPVVMTSLAFVLGVVPLAISTGPGAGAQQAVGTGVLGGMLGATVLGTLAVPLLYAAIARRLPRAQPAAEPEAAVSAE; from the coding sequence ATGGCGTCGTTTTTCCTGAAGCGCCCGGCGTTCGCCTGGGTGCTGGCCATCCTGACCGTGGTGGCGGGCCTGCTGGCCCTGAACCGCATCCCCATCGCCCAGTATCCGGCGGTGGCGCCGCCGACGGTGATCATCTATGCCGATTACCCGGGCGCGTCCGCGCGCACGGTGGAAGATCGCGTCACCGCGGTGCTGGAGCAGCAGATGCACGGCATTCCCGGCCTGCTCTACCTCGATTCCAGCAGCGAGGGCGGCACCGCCACGGTGACGCTGGGCTTCCGCCAGGGCACCGACCCGCAGCTGGCGCAGGTCAACGTGCGCAACCGCGTGGCCCAGGCCGAGCCGCTGCTGCCCGAAGCGGTGCGCCGCGGCGGGGTCTATGTCGACCAGGCCAGCAGCAGCGCCTTCATGTATGTGTCGCTGGTCTCGGACAGCGGCCAGCTCGATGAAACCGCGCTGGGCGACTTCGCCGCGGGCTCGGTGCTGCCGCTGCTGCGCCGCCTGCCCGGCATCGGCAAGGCCGAGCCCTATGGCGCCGAGTACGCCCTGCGGATCTGGTTCGACCCCGACAAGCTGCACGCCTTCAACCTGACCACGGCCGAGGTCGAGGCCGCCATCCGCGCGCGCAACGGCAACGTCACGCCGGGCCAGCTGGGCGGCGCGCCGGCGGTGCCGGGGCAGCCGTTCCAGGCGATCGTGCGTCCGCCCGCGCCGATGAGCGATGCGCAGGCGTTCGGGCGCATCGTGGTGCGCGCCGCCACCGACGGCTCGGCGGTGCTGCTGCGCGACGTGGCGCGGGTGGAGCTGGCCGCCAGCGACTACCGCTATGGCTCTACGCTGAACACGCGCAACGCTGCCTCGATCGGCCTGAAGCTGGCCGACGGCGCCAACGTGCTGCAGACCTCGCGCACCGTGCGCGCCGCGCTGGACGCCGCCAGCCAGGGTTTCCCGGGCGACGTGCGCTACGAGATCTCGTATGACGGCGCCACCTTCGTGCAGGCGTCGATCTCGCGCGTGGTGCTGACGCTGGTCGAGGCCACCGTGCTGGTGTTCCTGATCCTGTACCTGTTCCTCGGCAACCTGCGCGCCACGCTGATCCCCTGCATCGTGGTGCCGGTGTCGCTGCTGGGCACGGTCGCGTGCCTGTACGCGCTCGGCCTATCGCTGAACGTGATCACGCTGTTCGGCGTGGTGCTGGCGATCGGCATCCTGGTCGACGATGCCATCGTCGTGGTGGAAAACGTCGAGCGCATCATGCGCACCGACGGCGTCGGTGCGATGCAGGCCGCGGCGCGCTCGATGCGCGAGGTCTCCGGCGCGCTGGTCGCGGTGACGCTGGTGCTGTGCGCGGTGTTCGTGCCGATGGCGTTCTTCGGCAGCGCGGTGGGCGTGATCTACCGGCATTTCGCCGTGACGCTGGCGGTATCGATCGCATTCTCGCTGTTCTTCGCGCTGACGCTGGCGCCGGCAATGTGCGCCAGCCTGCTGCGCCACAGCGCGGCGCCGGCACGCGGGCCGCTGGCGTGGTTCGATGCGCGCTTCGCCGCGTTCACCGGCCGCTATGCCGGCTGGGTCCAGGCGCTGCAGCGCCGCCGGCTGCGCTGGCTGGCGGTGTACCTGGCGCTGACGCTGGCGTGCGGCTATGCGCTGTGGAAGATGCCGAGCGGCTTCCTGCCGGAAGAGGATACCGGCGAGATCGTGGTCGATGTCGAGCTGCCCGCAGGCAGCACGCAGGCCGACACGCGCCGCCTCGTCGCCGGTCTGGAACAGTGGATGCGCGACCAGCACTACCCGGTGCGCTCGAGCTTTGCCGTGCTGGGCTGGTCCAGCGGCGGCAGCGGCGAGCAGCGTGCCAGCCTGTTTATCGGCCTGTCCGACTGGAAGGCCCGCGGGCGGGAGCACACCGCACAGGCGGTGCTGGAGCGGCTCTCGGCCGGCCTGGAAAGCTGGCCCGGCCGCGGCGCCGCGCAACTGTTCGCCTACAACAGCTCGGCGCTGCCGGAACTGGGCAGCATCGGCGGCCTGGACATGCGCCTGGTGGCGCGCCAGCCAGTGGGGCGCGAGGCACTCTTCGCCGCGCGCGACAAGCTGATCGAGCGGGCCAGGCAAGACCCGGTGCTGGGCGAGGTGCGCGCCACCACCGGCCAGCCGGTGCCGGCGCTGGACCTGAAGATCGACTATCGCAAGGCCGAGGCCTTCGGCGTCGACGCCGAAGCCGTGCACCACACGCTGTCGGCGACGCTGGGCTCGCGCTATATCGACGAAGTGGCGCGCGAAGGCCGGGTGCGGCGCGTGATCCTGCAGGCCGACGCCCCGTTCCGCATGCAGCCGGACCAGCTCGCGCGCGTGCATGTGCGCAACGCCCAGGGCGCGATGGTGTCGCTGGCTGCGTTCGCCTCGCTGGAATGGGGGCAAGGCGAAGTCACGCTGGAGCGCTTCGACGGCTTCAGCTCGGTGCGCATCAATGCCGAAGTGGCGCCGGGCTACACCACCGGCGCGGCGATGACGCGGCTGACGGAACTGGTGCGCGGGCTGGGCCCCGAATTCGACGTGCGCTGGACCGGGCGCGCCTACGAGCAGCAGCAGACCGGCACGCAGGCGCCGTGGCTGTTCGCGCTGTCGCTGCTGTTTATCTTCCTGTGCCTGGTGGCGCTGTATGAAAGCTGGACCTTGCCGCTGGCGGTGATCGCGATCGTGCCGACCGGCCTGATGGGCGCGGCCGCCGCGATCTGGCTGCGCGGCATGCCCAACGACGTCTACTTCAAGGTCGGCGTGGTGGTGATCATGGGGCTGGCGGCCAAGAACGCCATCCTGATCGTCGAATACGCCGAGCAGCTGCGGCGCGGCGCCGCGGGCGCCATGGACGCGGTCGAAGCCGCCACGCGCGCGGCGCGCCAGCGGCTGCGGCCGGTGGTGATGACCTCGCTGGCGTTCGTGCTGGGCGTGGTGCCGCTGGCCATCAGCACCGGCCCGGGCGCGGGCGCGCAGCAGGCGGTCGGCACCGGCGTGCTGGGCGGCATGCTGGGCGCGACCGTGCTGGGCACGCTGGCGGTGCCGCTGCTGTACGCGGCCATCGCGCGCCGTCTGCCGCGTGCGCAGCCCGCCGCGGAACCTGAGGCGGCAGTGTCTGCGGAATAG
- the pyk gene encoding pyruvate kinase has product MRRQRKAKIVATLGPASTDIAVIRALFEAGADVFRLNFSHGTHDDHRARYDAVRQVEAETGRPIAVLADLQGPKLRIGTFAAGKVAVRTGDVFVLDSDPTPGDGTRVYLPHPELFQAAQPGQSLLIDDGKVRLAIESVTTGTITTRVANNGTLSDRKGVNVPDAVIPIPALTEKDRKDLDFALSLGADWIGLSFVQRPSDIVEAREIVGTRAGILSKIEKPAALQQLEEIVRVSDSVMVARGDLGVELPPERVPGVQKRILRVCRQLGKPVVIATQMLESMIDSPVPTRAEASDVASAIYEGADAVMLSAESANGRYPVQAVSMMNRIVTEVERDPLYRNLLDAQHETPLNTRQDAICAALREVTHIIGAAATVTYTSSGSTALRAARERPCAPIVSITPNLEIARRLAIAWGIHSTVSPDVQSVDEMVEAATRAAVAEGYAAPGDQITIAAGMPFGQGGTTNLLRVAEVSASVVAAAPAAREAALA; this is encoded by the coding sequence ATGAGACGCCAGCGCAAAGCGAAGATCGTGGCCACGCTCGGCCCCGCCAGCACCGACATCGCGGTGATCCGCGCGCTGTTCGAGGCCGGCGCGGACGTGTTCCGGCTGAACTTCAGCCACGGCACGCACGACGACCACCGCGCGCGCTACGACGCGGTGCGCCAGGTCGAGGCCGAGACCGGCCGCCCCATCGCCGTGCTGGCCGACCTGCAGGGCCCCAAGCTGCGCATCGGCACCTTCGCCGCCGGCAAGGTTGCGGTGCGCACCGGCGATGTGTTCGTGCTCGACAGCGACCCGACCCCGGGCGACGGCACCCGCGTCTACCTGCCCCACCCGGAGCTGTTCCAGGCCGCGCAGCCGGGACAGTCGCTGCTGATCGACGACGGCAAGGTGCGCCTGGCGATCGAGTCGGTCACCACCGGCACCATCACCACGCGCGTGGCCAATAACGGTACGCTGTCCGACCGCAAGGGCGTGAATGTGCCCGACGCGGTGATCCCCATCCCCGCGCTGACCGAGAAGGACCGCAAGGACCTGGACTTCGCGCTGTCGCTGGGCGCCGACTGGATCGGCCTGTCGTTCGTGCAGCGCCCGTCCGACATCGTCGAGGCGCGCGAGATCGTCGGCACCCGTGCCGGCATCCTGTCGAAGATCGAGAAGCCGGCCGCGCTGCAGCAGCTGGAAGAGATCGTGCGGGTGTCCGATTCGGTGATGGTGGCGCGCGGCGACCTCGGCGTGGAACTGCCGCCCGAGCGCGTGCCGGGCGTGCAGAAGCGCATCCTGCGCGTGTGCCGCCAGCTGGGCAAGCCGGTGGTGATCGCCACGCAGATGCTGGAATCGATGATCGACTCGCCGGTGCCGACCCGCGCCGAAGCCTCGGACGTGGCCAGCGCGATCTATGAAGGCGCCGATGCGGTAATGCTGTCGGCCGAGTCGGCCAACGGCCGCTACCCGGTGCAGGCGGTGTCGATGATGAACCGCATCGTCACCGAGGTCGAGCGCGACCCGCTGTACCGCAACCTGCTCGACGCCCAGCACGAGACCCCGCTGAACACGCGCCAGGATGCCATTTGCGCCGCGCTGCGCGAAGTCACGCACATCATCGGCGCGGCCGCGACGGTGACCTATACCTCGTCCGGCTCGACCGCGCTGCGTGCCGCGCGCGAACGGCCGTGCGCGCCGATCGTCAGCATCACGCCCAACCTGGAGATCGCGCGCCGGCTGGCGATCGCGTGGGGCATCCACTCCACCGTGAGCCCGGACGTGCAGAGCGTCGATGAAATGGTCGAAGCCGCCACGCGCGCCGCCGTCGCCGAAGGCTACGCCGCGCCGGGTGACCAGATCACCATCGCCGCCGGCATGCCGTTCGGCCAGGGCGGCACCACCAACCTGCTGCGCGTGGCCGAAGTCAGCGCCAGCGTGGTGGCCGCCGCGCCTGCCGCACGCGAGGCCGCGCTGGCCTGA